The Armatimonas rosea genome includes a window with the following:
- a CDS encoding peroxiredoxin translates to MLVGKPAPDFTAPAAFPGDGAADPIKNISLSDYRGKWLVFFWYPLDFTFICPTEILALADRLEEFQDVDCEILGASTDSVYSHRAWVRTPRDQNGIAGTNYPIIADMTRKIAADYGVLLEDEGHSLRGLFIIDPNGIVQHATLNANNVGRNVDEVLRTLQAFQSGGLCAANWKPGTKNLTPGS, encoded by the coding sequence ATGCTCGTTGGTAAACCCGCACCTGACTTTACCGCACCCGCCGCTTTTCCGGGCGACGGCGCGGCGGACCCGATCAAGAATATCTCCCTCTCGGACTACCGAGGCAAGTGGCTGGTCTTCTTCTGGTACCCGCTCGACTTCACCTTCATCTGCCCCACCGAGATCCTCGCGCTGGCCGACCGCCTGGAAGAGTTCCAGGATGTCGACTGTGAGATCCTAGGTGCCTCCACCGACTCGGTCTACTCCCACCGCGCGTGGGTGCGCACGCCCCGTGACCAGAACGGGATCGCCGGGACCAACTACCCGATTATCGCCGACATGACCCGCAAGATCGCGGCAGACTACGGCGTCCTCCTGGAAGACGAAGGGCACTCGCTCCGCGGCCTCTTCATCATCGACCCCAATGGGATTGTCCAGCACGCGACCCTCAACGCCAACAACGTCGGGCGCAATGTCGATGAGGTCCTGCGGACACTCCAGGCGTTCCAGTCCGGGGGGCTCTGCGCCGCCAACTGGAAGCCCGGCACCAAGAACCTGACCCCAGGAAGCTAA
- a CDS encoding TetR/AcrR family transcriptional regulator C-terminal domain-containing protein translates to MSNPTRKHLPPEERREQIIDAALEVFSEKGFEGTSNKEVARVAGIASPGLIYHYFTDKLELLREALLSRMPQPPPVTFDPSRPLKDVLYEITGMVLRDLSNPKTVKLMRVLMGEALRRPEFARLMTEAMEKQVFARLEGIFRTHIENGTLRVDLDPTLTTIRFMGAMFHFFFSREVMQIPSAQALELDKVRFQLVDDFLQGTLASPSPSSTEG, encoded by the coding sequence GTGTCCAATCCCACGCGAAAGCACCTGCCCCCTGAGGAGCGCCGGGAGCAGATTATCGATGCCGCTCTGGAAGTCTTCTCCGAGAAGGGGTTTGAGGGGACGAGCAATAAAGAGGTCGCTCGTGTCGCAGGAATCGCCTCGCCGGGGCTGATCTACCACTACTTCACCGACAAGCTAGAGCTCCTGCGCGAGGCGCTGCTCTCCCGCATGCCCCAGCCCCCGCCGGTGACCTTCGACCCAAGCCGCCCCCTCAAAGACGTTCTCTACGAGATCACGGGGATGGTACTTCGGGACCTCAGCAACCCCAAGACTGTCAAGCTGATGCGCGTGCTCATGGGCGAGGCGCTCCGCCGCCCTGAGTTCGCCCGCCTGATGACCGAGGCGATGGAGAAGCAGGTCTTCGCGCGGCTGGAGGGGATCTTTCGGACACATATCGAGAACGGAACGCTCCGTGTGGACCTGGATCCCACCCTCACGACCATCCGGTTTATGGGGGCGATGTTCCACTTCTTCTTCTCCCGCGAGGTGATGCAGATTCCCAGCGCCCAGGCGCTTGAGCTCGACAAGGTCCGCTTTCAGCTCGTGGACGACTTCCTCCAAGGGACACTGGCGTCCCCCTCGCCTTCCTCGACCGAGGGCTAG
- a CDS encoding ABC transporter permease, with product MRFESTIAWRHLRTGGGTTILIIIAVAIATMVIIFVNGSIAGMSKKLMGNQLRTLAHITIEPKDIQPVPLESLLVASGSDRVYTSEPQQTFQQSTRINNGAELEAQVGSLRGLKTALSQVQGNAFVLKGSKRQSVTLVGANPEQQERLISLKESLLAGRWPEIGPDEVVVGMTLAEKLRLQLGDRVRIQSSEGFTQVFRIAGFFYTGNPQSDESQVYVPLKAAQSLFAMGTGVSQVAVKLDDPFAVDEALPRVRAMFPRLKVKSWLDDNEQMVNGFRTQTTIRTLLTSFMLITSSCAIAAVLIVSVLQKSKQIGILKSMGASEQQILRIFTLEGLGVAVLGALLGCVGAYVFLSLVDGITLPARYGRVDQLAPVSLNGWIFAGAYAAVVTATVLAAQWPARRAARLDPVEVLRG from the coding sequence ATGCGTTTTGAGAGCACGATCGCCTGGCGGCACCTACGGACAGGCGGTGGCACGACAATCTTAATTATTATCGCGGTTGCCATTGCGACTATGGTGATTATCTTTGTCAATGGCAGTATCGCGGGAATGTCCAAGAAGCTCATGGGCAACCAGCTACGCACCCTCGCCCACATCACGATCGAGCCCAAAGATATTCAGCCCGTGCCTCTAGAGAGCCTCCTAGTGGCGAGCGGCTCCGACCGCGTCTACACCTCGGAGCCCCAGCAGACCTTTCAGCAGAGCACGCGTATCAACAACGGAGCCGAGCTTGAGGCCCAGGTAGGATCGCTGCGTGGCCTCAAGACCGCGCTCTCCCAGGTGCAAGGCAATGCCTTTGTGCTCAAGGGCTCCAAGCGCCAGTCCGTGACCCTTGTTGGGGCTAACCCAGAACAGCAGGAACGCCTGATCTCACTCAAAGAGAGCCTGCTCGCCGGGCGCTGGCCGGAGATCGGCCCTGATGAGGTGGTTGTCGGCATGACCCTCGCCGAGAAGCTGCGCCTCCAGCTCGGGGATCGGGTGCGGATTCAGTCGTCGGAGGGGTTCACGCAGGTCTTTCGGATCGCGGGCTTCTTCTACACCGGTAACCCCCAGAGCGATGAGAGCCAGGTCTATGTGCCTCTGAAGGCGGCGCAGTCCCTCTTTGCCATGGGCACTGGAGTCTCTCAGGTGGCGGTCAAGCTCGACGATCCCTTCGCCGTGGACGAGGCCCTGCCGCGGGTGCGGGCAATGTTCCCGCGCCTGAAAGTCAAGTCCTGGCTCGACGACAACGAGCAGATGGTCAATGGCTTCCGCACCCAGACCACGATCCGAACGCTCCTCACGAGCTTTATGCTGATCACATCGTCGTGTGCGATCGCTGCCGTCTTGATTGTCTCGGTGCTGCAAAAGAGCAAGCAGATCGGCATCCTCAAGAGCATGGGGGCGTCCGAGCAGCAGATCCTGCGCATCTTCACCCTAGAGGGGCTCGGGGTTGCGGTGCTGGGGGCGCTCCTGGGCTGTGTCGGTGCCTATGTCTTCCTGAGCCTCGTGGATGGCATCACCCTCCCCGCACGCTACGGCCGGGTGGACCAGCTCGCGCCCGTCTCGCTCAATGGGTGGATCTTCGCCGGTGCCTACGCCGCCGTGGTCACCGCCACCGTCCTTGCCGCGCAGTGGCCCGCCCGCCGCGCGGCCCGTCTTGATCCCGTGGAGGTGCTCCGTGGCTAG
- a CDS encoding acyl-CoA dehydrogenase family protein codes for MTEQELARLAEAQRICDDLLEPNAERVDQSGLVPRENLESLAAAGLADGTFGGDAFRRGLVEALCGACGTTYFVLIQHLGSCGQLANSANPSLRERFLAEMITGKHYVGVGFGHLRRPQPMLRATPVDGGWLLNGTAPWVTGWPVLSATIYGAHLPDDKHIYLYVPATLSAHQRVSAPLPLCAMNATETVEATLTDLFVPESDWVRDSSPEQLAASDTANLCNNVAPMFGVTQGSIRLLRQLATKKPFPVLAQAADALESELAQCRERCFTLADGDRSALDWREQALQARAWAIELGVRAAHTGVAAASGGANSLDHPAQRRMREAMFYTLFQQTSEILQGTVARLARLGSD; via the coding sequence GTGACCGAACAAGAACTTGCCCGCCTCGCCGAGGCCCAGCGGATTTGTGACGACCTCCTTGAGCCCAATGCCGAGCGCGTGGACCAGAGCGGCCTCGTGCCCCGAGAGAACCTCGAGTCGCTCGCCGCCGCAGGGCTCGCCGATGGCACCTTTGGCGGCGATGCCTTCCGACGAGGGCTGGTGGAGGCACTCTGCGGGGCGTGTGGGACGACCTACTTTGTCCTGATCCAGCACCTGGGCTCGTGTGGACAGCTCGCCAACAGCGCCAACCCCTCGCTGCGGGAGCGCTTTCTGGCAGAGATGATCACCGGCAAGCACTATGTCGGGGTTGGGTTTGGACACCTGCGCCGTCCCCAGCCCATGCTCCGCGCCACGCCCGTCGATGGCGGCTGGCTCCTTAATGGGACCGCGCCCTGGGTGACCGGCTGGCCGGTTCTCTCCGCCACCATCTACGGAGCGCACCTCCCCGATGACAAGCACATCTACCTCTATGTCCCCGCCACTCTGAGCGCGCACCAGCGGGTCTCGGCGCCCCTGCCGCTCTGCGCCATGAACGCGACGGAGACGGTCGAGGCCACTCTCACGGACCTCTTTGTCCCCGAGTCCGACTGGGTGCGGGACTCCTCGCCCGAGCAGCTCGCCGCCAGCGACACAGCCAACCTCTGTAACAATGTCGCCCCGATGTTTGGGGTGACCCAAGGCAGCATCCGCCTGCTGCGCCAGCTTGCTACCAAGAAACCCTTCCCCGTGCTCGCCCAAGCCGCCGATGCCCTGGAATCCGAGCTGGCGCAGTGCCGCGAGCGCTGCTTCACCCTCGCCGATGGGGATAGATCCGCCCTCGACTGGCGCGAGCAGGCCCTCCAAGCCCGTGCCTGGGCGATCGAGCTCGGCGTGCGTGCGGCACACACCGGAGTCGCGGCGGCATCGGGGGGAGCCAATAGCCTCGACCACCCCGCCCAGCGCCGGATGCGCGAGGCAATGTTCTACACCCTCTTCCAGCAGACCAGCGAGATCCTCCAAGGAACAGTCGCACGGCTGGCACGGCTGGGCTCGGATTAG
- a CDS encoding ADP-ribosylglycohydrolase family protein gives MKEHFVGMLLGTMVGDAIGLPVEGWDCVRMAEQLDRFPLLPRGEQELATAVLGLITGGKVAAGEARYSDDTQMAIGVAQILVEEGEIVPETLAQRFATNFQPWRGYGPGAYGVLDALKQGRPWDEPARQVFGGRGSYGNGAAMRVAPIGAFFWDSEVATIREQARLSSLPTHTHPHGIEGAVVIALAVAGVLRQVAEGADELDVAQLLGFIRSGTHDEIFLKKLAEVEGFLAAEPEPCVVAARLGTDLTATLSVPAALFAFLSRWDSLPDCILYAVRLGGDADTIAAMAGALAGAFHRSAAIPENWLAALENGPQGRDFVRTLAEGLYERWEAAPPRRLEVVGAE, from the coding sequence ATGAAAGAGCACTTTGTTGGGATGCTTCTAGGGACCATGGTGGGCGATGCGATTGGCTTGCCGGTAGAGGGCTGGGACTGCGTCCGCATGGCGGAGCAGCTTGATCGGTTTCCCCTACTTCCCCGCGGGGAGCAGGAGCTCGCCACGGCGGTGCTGGGGCTCATCACGGGCGGAAAGGTCGCGGCGGGAGAGGCACGCTACTCCGACGATACCCAGATGGCGATCGGTGTCGCGCAGATACTGGTCGAGGAGGGGGAGATCGTCCCGGAGACGCTGGCGCAGCGCTTTGCCACCAACTTTCAGCCGTGGCGTGGCTACGGCCCGGGTGCCTACGGAGTGCTGGATGCGCTCAAGCAGGGGCGGCCGTGGGACGAGCCCGCGCGCCAGGTCTTCGGGGGGCGAGGAAGCTATGGCAACGGGGCCGCGATGCGGGTCGCGCCGATCGGGGCGTTTTTCTGGGACAGCGAGGTAGCGACGATTCGCGAGCAGGCACGGCTCTCCAGCCTCCCCACCCACACGCATCCCCACGGCATCGAGGGAGCGGTCGTCATCGCTCTCGCGGTTGCGGGGGTCCTGCGGCAGGTCGCGGAGGGAGCAGACGAGCTGGATGTGGCCCAGCTCCTTGGCTTTATCCGGTCCGGCACCCACGACGAGATCTTCCTCAAGAAGCTTGCGGAGGTAGAGGGCTTTCTCGCCGCCGAGCCTGAGCCCTGTGTGGTTGCGGCGCGGCTGGGCACCGATCTCACGGCCACCCTCTCCGTGCCGGCTGCGCTCTTTGCCTTTCTCTCGCGCTGGGACTCCCTCCCCGACTGCATCCTCTACGCCGTCCGGCTTGGGGGGGATGCCGACACCATCGCGGCGATGGCGGGCGCACTAGCCGGTGCCTTTCACAGGAGCGCGGCGATCCCAGAGAACTGGCTGGCGGCACTGGAAAACGGGCCCCAAGGCCGCGACTTTGTGCGAACGCTCGCGGAGGGACTCTACGAGCGCTGGGAAGCGGCCCCGCCGCGCAGGCTAGAAGTCGTCGGTGCCGAGTAG
- a CDS encoding ATP-binding cassette domain-containing protein: MASRPIVVETQQLKKTYNLGTEKAVEVLHGVDMVAYAGEFIAIIGQSGSGKSTLLNILGALDQPTEGGAWIDGTEIGSLDSLGLAKLRGQKLGFVFQFHHLLEEFTCLENVLMPVSIQKGGPEPSDTAYAKELLDRVGLSSQLHKRTNQMSGGQQQRTAIVRALTNRPRLVLADEPTGNLDSRSGAEVFALMREIARELGVTFLMVTHDDRLAAAADRILRIEDGYLNEVYK; encoded by the coding sequence GTGGCTAGTCGCCCGATCGTTGTTGAGACCCAGCAGCTCAAGAAGACCTACAACCTGGGCACCGAAAAAGCCGTCGAGGTGCTCCATGGCGTCGATATGGTCGCCTACGCCGGGGAGTTTATCGCCATTATCGGCCAGTCGGGGTCGGGGAAGAGCACGCTCCTGAATATCTTAGGCGCACTGGACCAGCCCACCGAGGGCGGTGCCTGGATCGATGGGACCGAGATCGGCTCACTAGACTCTCTGGGGCTGGCCAAGCTCCGGGGGCAGAAGCTCGGGTTTGTCTTCCAGTTCCACCACCTGCTCGAAGAGTTCACCTGCCTGGAGAATGTCCTGATGCCAGTCTCGATCCAGAAAGGCGGCCCTGAGCCGTCGGACACCGCCTACGCCAAAGAGCTCCTCGACCGTGTGGGCCTGAGCTCGCAGCTCCACAAGCGCACCAACCAGATGTCTGGGGGGCAGCAGCAGCGCACCGCCATTGTCCGTGCGCTGACCAACCGCCCCCGCCTGGTGCTGGCCGATGAGCCCACGGGCAACCTGGACTCACGCTCCGGTGCCGAGGTCTTCGCCCTGATGCGGGAGATCGCCCGTGAGCTGGGCGTGACCTTTCTCATGGTCACCCACGATGACCGTCTTGCCGCCGCCGCCGACCGTATCCTACGGATCGAGGACGGCTACCTAAACGAGGTGTACAAATAA
- a CDS encoding Uma2 family endonuclease, which yields MPTLSQPPTVVLSDSPPPWRWTREACLRLKELELLPERFELIEGIIYTKMPKNRRHVLGLRRVRNWLFTVFGEEVVQEQDPIEIASEDQSYNDPEPDIAVLRQSVESYQTQAPGAVDILLLIEISDATLSQYRNQKARLYARAGIEDYWALDVRGRRLFVHRDPSEEGYRSVLEYTEDETIAPLAAPEAHRTIRALLPNPEES from the coding sequence ATGCCCACTCTGAGTCAGCCGCCTACCGTAGTCCTCTCCGACAGCCCGCCGCCTTGGCGCTGGACACGAGAGGCCTGCCTGCGCCTGAAGGAGCTGGAGCTTCTCCCCGAGCGTTTCGAGCTGATCGAGGGGATTATCTACACGAAGATGCCCAAGAACCGCCGCCATGTCCTCGGACTTCGACGGGTACGAAACTGGCTCTTTACGGTCTTTGGGGAGGAGGTGGTCCAAGAGCAAGACCCCATCGAGATCGCCTCCGAAGACCAGAGCTACAACGACCCCGAGCCCGATATTGCCGTCCTTCGACAGAGCGTCGAGAGTTACCAAACGCAAGCGCCCGGTGCAGTGGATATCTTGCTTCTGATCGAGATCTCCGATGCTACTCTCTCCCAATACCGCAATCAGAAAGCGCGGCTCTATGCCCGCGCAGGGATCGAGGACTACTGGGCGCTCGATGTGCGGGGGCGGCGGCTCTTTGTCCACCGTGATCCCAGCGAGGAGGGCTATCGCTCGGTGCTGGAGTATACCGAAGACGAAACGATTGCTCCTCTCGCTGCTCCCGAGGCGCACCGTACGATCCGTGCGCTACTCCCTAACCCTGAAGAATCCTAG
- a CDS encoding redoxin domain-containing protein, which yields MALRTGSPLPELTGATEWRNGKVGREVLLGSPVLIHFWSLSCYICKNNLPRLKEWKAAYAPEGLRVIAVHMPREEDETDLAKVEAALEQFSITEPCAIDNEHKLADAFGNDQAWVPYYFLFDAEGNLKSRGAGQAAADVVGGALARLFPNT from the coding sequence ATGGCCCTGCGAACCGGTTCCCCGCTGCCGGAGCTGACCGGCGCGACCGAGTGGCGCAATGGCAAGGTGGGCCGAGAAGTCCTTCTCGGCTCACCTGTCTTGATCCACTTCTGGTCGCTCTCCTGCTACATCTGCAAGAACAATCTCCCACGCCTCAAGGAGTGGAAAGCCGCCTACGCTCCCGAGGGGCTACGGGTGATCGCTGTTCACATGCCGCGCGAGGAAGACGAGACCGACCTTGCCAAGGTCGAGGCCGCGCTGGAGCAGTTCTCCATCACGGAGCCCTGCGCCATCGACAACGAGCACAAGCTCGCCGATGCCTTTGGCAACGACCAAGCCTGGGTGCCCTACTACTTCCTCTTCGATGCGGAAGGCAACCTCAAGAGCCGCGGTGCAGGACAGGCCGCTGCGGATGTGGTTGGAGGTGCTCTCGCACGCCTCTTCCCCAACACCTAA
- a CDS encoding LLM class flavin-dependent oxidoreductase, with product MPNPLRFALTDHVEAPRERASGEVFAEVAGYVRLADSLGFDYYWFSEHHRYVHYGHLPWPLLFAQHLAAQTTQIQLGTAIICLNLHHPLAIAEQAAVADTLMQGRLAPGFGSGSSPTESVLFGKALVSEQERHENFADALGEILAAWADPESLPHASPTLHSRSWQAVNSVGSAQNAGRLGMNVMYSHLRTPEQYKQYRQAYLDSGGTGLIAANRPVYVGPDNATAMAELEPALRTLWRRFRDEGKIPAETPEPDDPWELCGHPINFLVGGPESVAEQIATLRAETEFDVINLEPSWAGLTPEQIHATIRRLAEAVRPALGTL from the coding sequence ATGCCCAACCCGCTGCGCTTTGCGCTCACCGACCATGTGGAGGCCCCGCGCGAGCGAGCATCGGGCGAGGTCTTTGCGGAGGTGGCGGGCTACGTCCGCCTCGCCGACTCGCTGGGCTTTGACTACTACTGGTTCAGCGAGCACCACCGCTATGTCCACTACGGCCACCTCCCCTGGCCCCTGCTCTTTGCGCAGCACTTGGCGGCGCAGACCACGCAGATTCAGCTCGGGACGGCCATTATCTGCCTGAACCTGCACCATCCCTTGGCGATTGCGGAGCAGGCCGCGGTGGCGGACACGCTGATGCAGGGACGGCTCGCTCCCGGTTTTGGGAGCGGTAGCTCGCCCACGGAGTCGGTGCTCTTTGGGAAGGCGCTGGTCTCGGAGCAGGAGCGGCATGAGAACTTCGCAGATGCTCTTGGGGAGATTTTGGCGGCCTGGGCCGATCCCGAGAGCCTGCCCCACGCCAGTCCCACCCTGCACTCCCGGAGCTGGCAAGCGGTCAACAGTGTGGGAAGCGCGCAGAACGCCGGGCGGCTGGGGATGAACGTGATGTACTCCCACCTGCGCACCCCGGAGCAGTACAAGCAGTACCGCCAGGCCTACCTCGACTCCGGCGGCACGGGCCTGATCGCCGCCAACCGCCCGGTCTATGTCGGCCCCGACAATGCCACAGCAATGGCGGAGCTGGAGCCCGCGCTCCGAACCCTCTGGCGGCGCTTCCGGGACGAGGGCAAGATCCCGGCGGAGACCCCCGAGCCCGACGATCCCTGGGAGCTCTGTGGACACCCGATCAACTTCCTGGTCGGCGGCCCGGAGAGTGTCGCGGAGCAGATCGCGACCCTCCGCGCCGAGACGGAGTTCGATGTGATCAACCTGGAGCCCAGCTGGGCCGGTCTCACCCCGGAACAAATCCATGCGACGATCCGCCGTCTTGCGGAGGCGGTCCGGCCCGCACTGGGTACACTCTAG
- a CDS encoding DoxX family protein yields MKRTPKLVLGWVATCLFALAMTGSGVMSLTGNPRVVASLQALGYPMFLPGMLGVAKLAGAAALFTQDIRLREWAYAGFTFLLLGAGFSHLLAGQPLPQSLPPFVLLVLSLVSYLLRQRCSLSRKEELY; encoded by the coding sequence ATGAAACGTACACCGAAACTAGTCTTAGGGTGGGTTGCTACCTGCCTGTTTGCCCTCGCCATGACCGGCTCTGGAGTGATGAGTCTCACCGGAAACCCGCGTGTGGTGGCGTCCCTTCAGGCGCTCGGCTACCCTATGTTTCTTCCGGGAATGCTGGGAGTCGCTAAGCTGGCAGGGGCTGCGGCGCTCTTTACCCAGGACATACGGCTCCGAGAGTGGGCCTATGCTGGTTTTACGTTTCTTCTGCTGGGAGCGGGGTTTTCTCATCTTCTCGCCGGGCAACCCCTCCCCCAGAGCCTTCCTCCTTTCGTCCTCTTAGTTCTCTCACTTGTGTCTTACTTACTACGTCAACGGTGTTCGCTCTCACGAAAGGAAGAACTCTACTAG
- a CDS encoding TIGR00730 family Rossman fold protein, with product MTQRKSTRDEHLLTPQRQHRGEAWPTDSWRVLRIQSEFVKGFDALGDLGPAVTIFGSARTKPDDPQYQMTVETARLIGEAGFNIITGGGPGIMEAGNKGASEAKVQSIGLNIELPFEQHINPYCTETIDFHYFFVRKTMLVRYAQAFVIFPGGFGTLDELMESLTLIQTGKIHNFPVILVGSEFWGGLVEWLRSSVLVHGKISPEDMDLFYLVDSPEEVRDIIVHALRGDSDQEEREEKARQETAKVYAPYPFS from the coding sequence ATGACACAACGAAAATCCACCCGTGATGAGCACCTGCTCACTCCCCAGCGCCAGCACCGCGGCGAGGCCTGGCCCACCGACTCCTGGCGCGTCCTGCGTATCCAGAGCGAGTTTGTCAAGGGCTTCGATGCCCTCGGAGACCTTGGACCTGCCGTGACCATCTTTGGCTCGGCGCGCACCAAGCCCGACGATCCCCAGTACCAGATGACGGTCGAGACGGCGCGCTTGATCGGGGAGGCGGGCTTCAATATCATCACGGGCGGTGGCCCCGGGATCATGGAGGCGGGCAATAAAGGCGCGTCGGAGGCGAAGGTGCAGAGCATCGGGCTCAATATCGAGCTTCCCTTCGAGCAGCACATCAACCCCTACTGCACCGAGACCATTGACTTTCACTACTTTTTTGTCCGCAAGACCATGCTGGTGCGCTATGCCCAAGCCTTTGTGATCTTCCCCGGCGGCTTTGGCACCCTCGATGAGCTGATGGAGTCGCTGACCCTGATCCAGACCGGCAAGATCCATAACTTCCCCGTGATCCTGGTGGGGAGCGAGTTCTGGGGCGGGCTGGTCGAGTGGCTCCGAAGCTCTGTCCTGGTACACGGGAAGATCAGCCCCGAGGACATGGACCTCTTCTACCTGGTAGACTCGCCCGAAGAGGTCCGCGATATCATTGTCCACGCACTCCGCGGCGACTCGGACCAGGAAGAGCGCGAGGAGAAGGCCCGCCAGGAGACCGCCAAGGTCTACGCCCCCTACCCGTTCTCGTAG